ATTGTCAAATTCTGTCACTTATCTTTTAATTGGCCTGTTTCACTTcaagactgaaagaaaaagaaagctaatttACTGTTTTCTCTAAAAACACTATTATTGGAATGATTATAAAATAGAACAATCAAACTCAACCATTATAGTAGATCAATACACATATTTTCATTGATTCTCGGTGGGGATGAAAatgtaatttacttaaaaatggcaaatgtttgtaagaattaaagagaaatagaaaagacatCATTCATTAATGCTTTTCATGTCAGGCTCGATGTAAATAGCTCCAATGCAGAATTACTACTCACCCCAGCCTTTGACATTTTGCCTAAAAAATCACTCTCTTTATGTTAAAAGGTCATTTGATTTCTTATGCTCCAGAGTTCcctcagaaaaaataattcttttgaatGCTGCTATTGTATTCTGTTGGGTCCATCAGTTGCAATTCTAAAAAACGCAAAGTTCTGTTTAAGAAGAAAATCAGGGATAAACTTGTCAGTTGCTTAATTGTCCTTATTTCAAATACAAAGGGGCACATTTTATGTGAGAtttcaatcagaaaaagaaaagagagccatGAGATAAACACCTGTACCTTTCTGTGGTGCTGGGAGCAGCAAGGACAGCACAAGAATATGGCAAAGTCATTCATGGAAATAAAGTATTGATACACAAATAAAGACCTTTGATATTTACCATGTAGAGGATACATTCTCCTCCCTATGACAAATGACAATCAAgaaattaagtattaaaaaaagatacaaagtatCTGAGTCAGTATGTTTCATGATTAGAAATaaattctaggggcatctgggtagctcagttggttaagtatttgacgttaggtcaggtcatgatctcatggttcatgagttcaagcctcatgtacgactctgtgctaacagctcagagcctggaacctgattcagattctgactccctctctctctgcccctcccctgcttaggctGGCgctcacgttttctctctctctctctctctctctctctctctctctctcaatctctctcccgaaaataaatagacactaaaaaaattaaagaaaaaaagaaataattctcagatgagtgtgtgtgtgtgtgtgtgtgtgagtatgcaCATGTTACATTTAGCCCTAAgtatgctttttaatatttacttatttttgagggagagacaaagagaaagagagagacagagtgtgagtggaggaggggcagagagagagggagacacagaatctgaagcaagctccaggctcagctctgacagcacagagccctatgcagggctcaaacccatgaaccttgagatcatgaactgagccaatgtctgacacttaaccaactgagccacccaggcacaccccttttttaaaaagatatttaagtattttttaactaaaaaattttttaatgtttatatatttttgatggggggtgggggggaactgAGTgcgagtgagggaagggcagagagcaaaggagacaaaaCCGagggcaggctctaggctctgagctgtcagcacaaaacctgactatgagctcatgatctgagctgaggtcggatgcttaaccaactgagccacccaggtgccccaagtattttttttttaaagacaaagtagACATTCAAAGGTTTGCTTTTGCTTAATTGGGCTATAAATCAGAAAACACCCTAAGTGCTGTGAAAAGTATTTAGTCCACTCCAAAGATCCAGGCTATTGTAGTTTTCAAAAAGCCAGGGTTCTCTAGAAAGTGGAGCCTGAGGCACAGATTTAAATGCTGATGTTTTACTTGAGAGGTTCAATATGTCAGTGATGATTATAACAAGAAAAATGAGGCAAGAAAGGCTAAAAACCAATGTGAAGTGAGGCTTTACCTGTTGCTATTACCCCACACCCCACCCTGAGCCTGAGAGAGGCAACATGATCAACAGATCCAGACATGTAGGCCAGGAGTCTTCTCTGGACCAGATGCAAAGAAAAACTGTGCCTCCAAGTAGTTGATACAGGTGGGGAGGTGAAGGAATTTATTTGCCTGCTCCCTCCTGACTTGCTTTTCAATGCTCACCTTTCGGGACATTGACTCCTGTGCATTCTGGTTTTCTGGCAGCCCCTTCCACAGCTTCACAGAATGGCAGAGTCTACCCTGCAGTTTCACCAAGTCCTGGAATGATAGGAAGAGCCAGAAATGCTGGGCTTGTTTCTGGCTGGGTTGGCAGGACAACCTGGTTGTGCAGCATGACCAAGGAGAAGGGCCTACTTACTTACCTACTTACCACTTTCCAGAGTAAGTGACTGACCAACAGACTGACTCTTCTGTCTTACAGCACTTACCTTCTGTCCAAAGAGGAAGTAACTGAGGTGACAGAACTAACAGGTTTAATAGgtgaaagaagaataaagtaataGGTTAGAATAGAACACAAAAGCAGGAAGCATACAAGGGAAGATGCCCAAATGAAGGAATCATTTTGTGGCAAAACGATGGGTTTCTTAGACTGACTAGATACCAGATTATACTAAGTCATTCCAATTCTCATCAGTTTCTGTTTGATATCATAAAGCAGAAAGTTGCCAGACAGTCCATGGCCTGTTGTCAAAGTGATATAAAGTAAGTCAAAGCTACTAGCATCTATGTTTCAGAAGATCATGACAGTGTGGGATTCACAAACCATTGATTCCACTTTGGAACTGAAGGCAAATAGGGTAATTGCTGATGTATCCAGTCTTTCCCTCCATGACACTATGGGCATCAACACAGGCTCTATGAACAAATACATCTGCAAAACTTACCTGGCATGGCTAACGTTAACCAAGACAGAAATACCAGTGAGATCTGAGAGTTAAGTCAGATGAAAGATAATAACTGATTTTCTAAGACTtatcttctctttccatttgccAACAAAGCATAACTTGAAGTGGTGCTTTAAGCAGGGGTACTTTGAGTATCATTGCCTTGGGGTTGGTTTCTGCTCCATGCCTCTAACATTGAAAAAAAGGAGTGTTTTCAGTGGCAAATTACCCTGTAGATAGAGATATATTAACCAACTAGAATATGTTTTTTAGTCACTCTCATGTACTTGTGAGCAAGAGAATGGGAAGTGGTTTGTTTAACTCTTAAGGTTGATGGACGTCATGAAAGAATTCTAGGTCAAAGTGTGCTGCTTAGACCAGCTGCAATCTTTATTTGAAATGCTGCCACCTGGGGCCCATCAGAGTTCTGAATCATATTCGTGTGGGATGAGGACTAAAAATCTTCACTGTAATAAAAAACCAAACTGACTCTGAAATAAAGGTTATTAAACACTGACTTAATATcatcttcaggggaaaaaaaatctacttggTGCCAAGAAATGctttttgaatattgaaaaaaagtCACCTGATACCTCACAGGTTTCCTTTCTAATAGTAAAGGTGCTAAGGCTTCAAGCCGAGATTTCCATTACAGACCCAAGGAGACCAGAGTACTCCTGTGCTGTTAATTAACAACCAGGACCTATGATCTCCCCACCAGTGAAAGGCTCTTAAGTAGCTCTGACCTGATCTCCCAGCACTAATAACTTGATTGGAAACATAAAAGACCATGCTAATGGAACATTAGGAAAAAGTCTTATTTAAGCACTGTTCAGTAAGAAGAGCACTAAATTGCTTGATGTTCCCTAATCTGAACTGTAGTTCTCTATCTGCATGTCCACCCAGTTTACCTGGCTATTGACAGACGTTTATTGTATGGAAAGAGCCCTTTAACTCAGATCTTTACAAATGTTCTAAGAACCTCTAAGGAAGAGGAGATTTTATGCTGGGAGAACACTCACTAAATTTGTACTTTATGTtacaacatattaaaataaaagtttggcaGAAGAAACTTACATAACAGGTGTTTCATTCCAAAGGAGACACTAGACCATATACAGAATTGAAAAAGGAGTTTTCTGGAAACTATTCATATGCGTTTTAACCACAAGTTCACAAGAAAGATTTAAACAGATAAATCGTTACATATTTGAAGGGAAAACTTTGGAGGGAAAGTTCTCCAGGGGAAAGAAATTCCGTCCATCACTTGTGAAAATCTAATAAGTGGTTGTCAAAACCACTGGGAGAGCCTTATAGGTGTGATACCCAGTTAGAGACACAAGGTAGAAGGGGGTGACTTACACTAAGAAATCTAAAGGATGAAAGAGAAGGTAGCTTGCTGTTTTGACAATGGATTAAAAAAGTTGTCATGGGCTTATAAATCCAGGTTCAGTGTAAAGAATGTATGATTACTTTCTAGAGACCAGATGTGAGGACATACACAGACCTAGTGTGGGGTCATCTCAAGTCCCACCCGAAagaatcacatggtatttgaGAATGACAGAGAATTCGAAGGTATCATGAAATTTTAAAGAGCTAAGAAAGCAGTGGGCAACTATCCAAAATCAAGATGCACAGGGTAGGGTCAAAACAACTTCAGGTAAGATGTCTTGAATGAACATAATTGGGGGTAGAAGACGGTTTCTAAAGTACCTTTCTTAAAAGGGAAAGAGTACACTTTAATTTCCTAATAGTCCCAGAGAACATAGTACCAGCTAATAATAATATCAGTCAGTTAAGAACTaatctactttcattcttctcctCCCTTTCTATACCCTGCCTACAAAGTGGTCACAAATATTAACCAGATCAAAGGAAGGAGATAGAGATGAAAAATGGAGGTGCTAGAGAGCCAACCAACCATATCTTTTCCCAAGTGTAGGATTCCCGTCTGCAGCTGGCTGAAGTTAGGAATAGGTAGAAATCTCAAacttaaatttagaattttgattagtgagaatggacattttaattatcatttaggGAGTGTGTCTGAACTTAAGGCAACCCTGAGTACAAGAACCACAGACGTAGCCCCTGTTTTCAGAAGAGACGGGGGAAGAACTAGCCCTAtagaagagattttaaataaacagcaaaggacaaaagtaaaaattgttttataattacatttcagAAGTCTTTTTGCTTCAATGTAATGATTTCTTTTACTCAATGCTTAATTAATTAAATCCACatatctaaaaaggaaaatttggaaaatcaaTACCTGTGGACATTTCATTATTAACTATAAAGTTGACTAAAttcctttaaataatttaaatggcaATTAGCAATGTATTGTGACtgattcttttgaatattttaaataccctaaatagtaaataaaatatacacaaacataatGAGTCAATGATTCCATAACTGTTCAATGAATTAGAATCATACTGGTAGCAAAAGTGCTAATACCATGAATGAAACCTGGCTTTAattcttacttttatatttttacagggttctaatttttatactttcttaagCATTCTGTATCAATGTTTACAACCTTtctggagaattaaaaaaaatccagatctaaatgaaaaacaatgcCAAATTAGAATACCAGAATCCAGGTTGTTGACGGACTCATTTATGTTTGTGGTATAGCACTTGGTAGTATGATCTGATGTAAAGCAAACTAAAGTCTCTGCAATAGACCAACTGCCTTCGTATATAAAAGCTTCACTCATTATATCCTGAGATTCATGTATCCCTgtctttaatataaattttaatttttgatgactTATCTTTCCTGGAATTTCTCACAGTTGAAGTCCTTATGCCATTGCCTTGACATTATGATACACTGACCTGgtttgtttaaattattaaaatatgtgtattccttattagtattttattaaaacttataGGACTTTATTCATAATGAGTGGAGGCTTCACTTCCTAGGAGACGAGGGATTGGATTTCCACACTTCTCCTCTCAAAACAGTTAgatcatttataattttggaaCATCCTGTTTTGTAATGGTCATTGCATATTGCCTTAATGCCATAGTTGTAATCAGCTTCAGTAACCTTGTGAGTCATTATTGTATAAGGCCATTAATTCTGATAAGTCATTTAGTATTCAATACGTCCCCCTTTTCTGGTCATTTCTATATGAAGAGAAAGGTCTACCTTGTAAAGAAATCCTGTGTTATATTgagttattcatatatttaagttCTTCTTTCTTACACAAAAAAAGTTTATGTGCCAGACATAGAAGTATATGTTAAACAAAGAGAATTAAATCCCACATATCAATGCCCTCCTACTTACTTAAATCAATAAAGATCTAAAGATCCTGTTGGAATAATTCTTTTGTTGTATTAGAAGTACTTCTTTGCAcacttcttgttttctcttttgagtaGTACTGTGAATGTATGGCTTTTTGTAGGCTTAACCTGTTCCAATTTAACCATTAGCATTAttgctcttattattatttgctgGCTCTTTTGTCATCGAAGCACTACCCCTGATGTTTCGAGAGGCAGCTTTGATTTCTGGTTAACAGATTGCTTTGTATCCATCTCATTTTGTCTTTGTACTAAACTTAGAGGCAACTACCCTCCAGGGATCAGAATTTGTGTGCTAAGGGTGAACATGAGAGTTGGTAATGAATCAGACTAGTGCCCCTGCTGTTGCGCCATTTATGATAATGATAGAGCTGGAAAATAAGTCTTTTAAGGACATGAATTCACACTGACTTTCCCATTATACCATACACTGAACCCGACTTTTCTTGTAGACTTGCTTTTATGCTTATAATAAATGTgtaataaatggagaaaattaatTACTTTTGCACTTGGTACCAGAATTCCTCCTCAGGGGAAATCACTTTCTTGGGAAAAATGTTTTGATTCTTTAGAGTAAAAGGTGAGCGATTCTCTCCTCCCAATTCCCACCATCTAGGCTCAAGAAAAAGCTGACCCCAAACAAAGTTTCAGTGAAGAATCTGGCTATTAAAAGGCTGCTAGGAAGAAGGAATTTGAGTACAGTAGATAAAAGAGGAGATGGAAAGCGAAGCTTAGTGGTGTTGCTGCCTCTCATGATGATGCACCAAATCACCACAAATCACAAAACACTAAATTCTTGGTATGCATGTGTTACAGAGTTCAGGGCTGTTCATGAAAACTCATGTATGGGCTGAACACCATGTCAGTTTGAGGAGTTGTGAGACAGATATACTATGAAAGAGTGAAGAAACACAAAGACCTGGAGAGACCCGCAAACATAAGTTTCCTATAAATTTGCCAAAAATTTGGAAGACCCTTTGAGGCTTCCACAATTATTGGTGAGGTTGACACCAGTTTCATTTAGATACTGAAAAGTAGGAAAGTCCTCTGTCTTTAAAATAGAACACTACTTgccagatttaacaaataaaaacacaggacacacagttaaatttgaatttcagataaattttttaaaatgttctttagtATAAGCATGTCCTATGCAATACTAGGGACATATTCATGCTCTCAGGAAATCTAACAAGAGATTGAATCCACCTCAaggaatggaataaaaattataaattgtttaCCAAATGTGATATATATCTCAAAAACTACACATATACCCAGTGTAATTATATCATCAGTATCCCTTATCATTATAAATATCCAAACTCTTAGTTGTGATAAATTGAAAAAGCtctatctcattcatttttgtatttatttctgtttggGTCATCCTGATTTTGCATTGTCTCTTCATCCTTTGCTTTCCATGGGCCCCATGCGAGTATGTAACCACTCATGTTTTTTATAAACCTACTTTCCAAAACTTTCCCACTACCTGTTGTGACTGCTAAAGAATCAAGTACAAGATCTATAAACTACTTTTTCAGCGCCAGTTAAGTCTTCTTCAATACACAAAACATGCCTTGATCTCAAACACTATAAGATACCCATataaattttgtgaaatgatGGTTATGATGTCACCCAAAAATGGTCCTTCTCATATCTCCACAGCTCATCTAGCTCATCAAAGCCTTTTCAGCCTCAACTGCCTTGTAAGGCTGCTTTGAGGAAGGTGGGAAGTTCCTTTTGGtaggaataaaaatggaatttggCAGGAATAAAAAATGTAGCTTAAGGAAAATGTTTGCCTCATTCTGCAGGAATTCTCTGGCATACTGGTAGTAGATATGTTGGCTTACCtggatttattgagcacctttttcccctcttccctgatTTCACACTGGCTGCACTCATTCTTTCTGTATCCCTAGTGTCCTGCCTTCTGAAGCATTTTTATACCCTTGGACTTGTTGTGCACAGTGATGCGAGGGGAATTCTCAACTTAGTTTTGTCATATAATGAATCAGAGACACAAAATTAAGAATCCACAAGGGATACATATTTCAAGTGAATGATCCATATCTAAAGATCTTCAGCAAGAAATAAGTGGTTTATGCAAAATCCTTTCCAaaggaaacatagaaaaaaattaaacgtTATTAAAAACCTTACAGAAGTGATTGTGTGGCAGTGAAACGCATTggggaaaagtttaaaaatggtgTTCTCCACGTGGAGAGAGGAGCTGACTGGACTCTGCTCAGCTGTGGTAAAGAACTCACAATGACTGCAAGTCTTCTCAGGGATAAAGTAAGAAGGGACACAAGGTCTGGTTGGCTTGCCAGGAGGGGGAAACACTCTTCAAGCTTCTTCTTATCTGTACAGAAGAAACTGGACTAAATCAGTGATGTGTCAGCTGTGCACCAAGCCCACCTGGCGTTTCCGTGGCAACACAGAAATGGAGGAAGTGAAGCCGAGTGCCACATCCCAAAACCACAACAGCTCTAATTTCTTTTACATGTTCAGAAAACTTCCACTGAAATAAAGGTTTAACCTCTGTGTTTATTTCCCAGGGTTGTCATAATAAACTAACACAAACCTAATGGCTTAAACCAACGGAAAATTTTTCCctcagttctagaggccagagcCCAAAGTCAAGGTGTCTCTAGGGTTGTACTCCCTCCAACAGCTCATGGGGAGATTCTGTTCCTTGCTTCTTTCAGCTTCTAGTGGCTCCTGGCATTTTTTGGCTTGTGGCTCCTCAGTCCAGTCTCTGCCTCAGCCTTTACATGGTCTTCTCTTCTTTGTGGATCTTCTGCCCTTGTCTTATAAAAATACTTGTCATGGATTTAGGGTCTACACTAGTCCAGAATGATCTCATCTGGagatctttaatttaatttcatctgCAATGATAGTTTTTCCAAATGACATCACATTTACATGTTCTGAATGGACACATCTTTAGGGAGGCAGATATTCAATTCAATTTGACtctttttatctatatttttcaaatacgGACTAATATATTATTGCTTGTGGTAATAATGAAACATACAAAGATATATAGAGAAAAAGCTAATTTTCTACTTCCCTCCAAAGTGATTTTCAACATTTCTCTACAACCCGTTCATATCTATGGTCTCTTCTCCGAATCAGCCTGATAACCTATGTTAACAACCCTGTGTTTGTAGTTCTGTGCTTTACTTGCCTCATGTAATTATACATGCAGAGACAAAGACATGCATATACACGTACATCTGCATTAACAAGGAATTTGGGGCTGATTATAAAAATTGTAACATATGCGCACACCCCTCTTTTCTCATTTAGAAATGCCTTGAGTACAACTGGTATAGTtctaatttttagtaattttaatgGATGGATAATAGTATAATATTCTACAGTGTGGACAAACTTGTTTATTTAAAGCTTTCCCCTACTTATAGACATTTAGTATATTTccaattttcaatatttttgccTTTGAGAAATTCTGCAATACCTAACTTTTGTACATACAGTTTTATAAGCTGATGATTTTATTACTATGGTTAACCCTTAAGCAACACAGGTTTGAAATGCAAGGGTCCACtcatatgcagatttttgacaggacagtactgtaaatgtattttctcttccatatgactttcttcacattttctcttctctagcttattttaagaatataatatataatacatataacatacaaaatatatattaatcaacTATTATTGGTAAAGTTCCCAtcaacagtaggttattagtaGTATTACAGAGGAGTCAGAGTTACATGTGAATTTTTGACTGCATAGGGGATTGGCACCCCTGGCCCCCGTGCTGTTCAAggatcaaatatatatatatacacacatatatacatacatacatacatatatatatatatactatataaatactTACATTACAATAACTCTTCTGTAGGACTATGGATCAAGaatgcatgtatttttaattttaacaaatgataCCAGATTGCTTTCCCAGAAGACTGCAAAATTTACTTAATCTCCCAAGATATAGAAGGAACCTTTTCCTCAAATAATAGCCAGCAATAATTGTTATCCTTTATTCCACATTTTTGCCAATCTAATAGGTACAAATATGACTAATTGGtttaacttgcatttctctaTCTGAGATTGTGgacatcttcttcttcttttttttttttaaagtaggctttcccccagcaaagagcccaacgtggggcttgaactcctaaccctgagatcaagagtcagatgcttaattaatcaaagaggtgaaaaatctatacactgaaaaccatagaaagtttatggaagaaattgaagaagacacaaaagatggaaaaatatttcatgttcttggataggaagaatgaatattattaaaatgttgatactacccaaagaaatctacatattcaatgcaatccctatcaaaataacaccagcattcttcacagagctagaataaacagtcctaaaatttttatggaaccagaaaagacccccaatagccaaagcaatcttgaaaaagaaaaccaaagctggaggcatcacaatcatggaattcaagctgtattacaaagctgtaatcatcaagacagtatggtactggcacaaaaacagacactcagatcagtggaacaaaatagagaacccagaaatagaccaactaatctttgacaaagcaacaaagaatatccaatggaaaaactaCAGTCTCTTTAGAAATTGGGgccaggaaaactggacagcaacatgcataaaaatgaacctggacaactttcttacaccatacacaaaaataagctcaaaatgaatgaaagacctaaatataagaccagaagtcatcaaaatccttgaggagaaagcaggcaaaaacctctttgacctcagctgcagcaatttcttactcaacacatctccaggggcaagggaaacaaaagcaaaaatgaactatttggactccatcaaaatacaaagcttctgcacagtgaaggaaacaatcagcaaaactaaaaggcaactgacaaaatgggagaagatatatgtaaatgacatatcagataaaaggttagtatccaaaatctataaggaacgtacccaactcaacaccaaaaaacaaataatccagtgaagaaatggccaaaatacatgaatagacacttttccaaagaagacatccagatggccaaccgacacatgaaaaaaagctcaacatgactcatcatcagggaaatacaactcaaaaccacaagatactacctcacacctgtcagaatagctaacattaacaactcaggcaataatatgttggcaaggatgcagagaaaaaggatctcttttgcaccactggtgggaatgtaaactggtgcggccactctggaaaacagtatggaggtccctcagaaaactaaaaatagaactacactacaatctagcaatttcactactaggtatttatccaagggatacaggtatgctgttttgaaggcgcacatacaccccaatgtttatagcagcactatcaacaatagctaaagtaggtaaaaagcccaaatgtccatcgatgaataaatggataaaaagatgtagtatatatacacaatggagtattacttggtaatcaaaaagaatgaaatcctgcc
The genomic region above belongs to Suricata suricatta isolate VVHF042 chromosome 2, meerkat_22Aug2017_6uvM2_HiC, whole genome shotgun sequence and contains:
- the C2H7orf66 gene encoding LOW QUALITY PROTEIN: uncharacterized protein C7orf66 homolog (The sequence of the model RefSeq protein was modified relative to this genomic sequence to represent the inferred CDS: deleted 2 bases in 2 codons; substituted 2 bases at 2 genomic stop codons), producing MMVMMSPKNGPSHISTAHLAHQSLFSLNCLHLFPLFPDFTLAALILSVSLVSCLLKHFYTLDLLCTVMRGEFSTXFCHIMNQRHKLRIHKGYIFQVNDPYLKIFSKKXVVYAKSFPKET